One Spirochaetales bacterium DNA window includes the following coding sequences:
- a CDS encoding late competence development ComFB family protein, whose amino-acid sequence MGIREDYNFELLVNAAERLVQDELEKQLKEKEKICKCQDCILDMAAYALNKTKPYYRVSLLGKLYSESAAGSEYGNEVKKIVAEAIKKIGDNPSHE is encoded by the coding sequence ATGGGAATACGGGAAGATTATAATTTCGAATTGCTGGTCAATGCCGCGGAACGCCTGGTTCAGGATGAACTCGAGAAACAACTCAAGGAGAAAGAAAAGATATGCAAATGTCAGGATTGTATTCTTGATATGGCGGCTTATGCCCTGAATAAGACAAAACCTTATTACAGGGTATCTCTCCTGGGGAAATTATATTCGGAATCTGCGGCAGGATCGGAATACGGCAATGAAGTCAAGAAAATCGTCGCGGAAGCGATAAAGAAGATCGGAGACAATCCGTCTCACGAATGA